The candidate division WOR-3 bacterium genome contains the following window.
GTCGTCCGATGGGTTCTTGCGCGCAAGGATTTCCTCGATAGTTTCGTCCGGTTCGTCATTCACAAGGTCGAGTCGGTACAGCACTTCAAGCGCTGCTTCCCTCGCCAGCCTGCGCTGAGTCACATCTGCCTCACGCCAACTGAATCCCGCGACGCGCCCATATATGTACCAGCAGGACCGTCCTACGCCGCTATCCTTAGCGCTGGGTGCTCATCCGCGGTTGCCGGCTACTCTAACTTCTGCTTTTCGAGGTCCGCCATCTCGATTGCGGTCAGAGCTGCAGTCCAGCCTTTGTTACCGGATTTGGCCCCGGCCCGCTCCAACGCCTGTTCGAGTGTGTCCGCGGTGATGATGCCAAACGCGGCTGGCACCCCGGTCTTGAAGTAGACCTTACCCAAGCCCTTGGCTACCTCAGATGAGATGTACTCGGCATGCGGCGTGTCGCCGCGGATGACCGCGCCCAGAGCGACGACCGCGTCGTACTTCTTGGTTGTGGCCAGCCGGAGCGCGACTGCCGGAATCTCGAACGAGCCCGCAA
Protein-coding sequences here:
- the ribH gene encoding 6,7-dimethyl-8-ribityllumazine synthase, yielding MQTRQYKGKLDATGRRFALVVSRFNELISKQLLDGALDCLERHGAQTADVFWVAGSFEIPAVALRLATTKKYDAVVALGAVIRGDTPHAEYISSEVAKGLGKVYFKTGVPAAFGIITADTLEQALERAGAKSGNKGWTAALTAIEMADLEKQKLE